The following proteins come from a genomic window of Micromonospora echinofusca:
- a CDS encoding helix-turn-helix domain-containing protein — MRGTTNTLTIGERVAWYRRRRGLSQEVLAGLIGRTADWLGKIENNRIELDRLSVIKSLAEVLDISLGDLLGEPSLLDWTGDSGTETVPALRAALMNYCAIAPFGGGTHAEPPSVAVLKKEVGALWDAYQDSRFGYVTGRLPDLLHRAQAAADHHDGDDQDQARRLLGLAYQLAATQLTKLGESDLAWIAADRGLTAVRPTGDSLITGSLFRSVGHALHATGRYAEAVRLTEDAAGYLEPHLKHATPALLSVYGTLFLSGSMAAARSNDAATTRTFLTAADHAAGQLGADANHLWTAFGPTNVAIHRVATAAELGNLQVAIDLGPRVDTAGLPMERRVRHALEVARAYSSWNRVNDAQAVLLDAEQMAPEQVRHHFLSRQLALTWVRRQRGKPSAELVGLARRLKVLD; from the coding sequence GTGCGCGGGACAACCAACACCCTGACCATCGGCGAGCGCGTCGCCTGGTACCGCCGGCGACGCGGCCTGTCCCAAGAGGTCCTAGCCGGGCTCATCGGCCGTACCGCCGACTGGCTGGGCAAGATCGAGAACAACCGGATCGAGCTGGACCGGCTCTCCGTCATCAAGTCCCTCGCCGAAGTCCTGGACATCTCCCTCGGAGACCTGCTCGGCGAACCCTCGCTGCTCGACTGGACCGGCGACAGCGGCACCGAAACCGTGCCCGCCCTCCGCGCCGCCCTGATGAACTACTGCGCTATCGCCCCGTTCGGCGGCGGCACGCACGCGGAGCCGCCGAGCGTCGCCGTGCTCAAGAAGGAGGTGGGCGCCCTCTGGGACGCCTACCAGGACTCACGATTCGGATACGTCACCGGCCGCCTGCCCGACCTGCTCCACCGCGCCCAGGCCGCCGCCGACCACCACGACGGCGACGACCAGGACCAGGCCCGCCGCCTACTCGGCCTCGCGTACCAGCTCGCCGCGACCCAGCTCACCAAACTCGGGGAGAGCGACCTCGCCTGGATCGCCGCCGACCGCGGCTTGACCGCCGTCCGCCCCACCGGCGACTCGCTCATCACCGGCTCACTGTTCCGCTCCGTCGGCCACGCCCTGCACGCCACCGGCCGCTACGCCGAAGCAGTACGCCTCACCGAAGACGCCGCCGGCTACCTGGAGCCCCACCTCAAGCACGCCACACCAGCGCTGCTCTCCGTCTACGGAACCCTGTTCCTGTCCGGCTCGATGGCCGCCGCCCGCTCCAACGACGCCGCCACCACCCGCACCTTTCTCACCGCCGCCGACCACGCCGCCGGCCAACTCGGAGCCGACGCCAACCACCTCTGGACCGCATTCGGCCCGACCAACGTCGCCATCCACCGCGTCGCCACCGCCGCCGAGCTGGGCAACCTGCAAGTCGCCATCGACCTCGGCCCGCGCGTCGACACCGCCGGCCTACCGATGGAACGCCGCGTACGGCACGCCCTCGAAGTCGCCCGCGCCTACAGCTCCTGGAACCGCGTTAACGACGCCCAGGCCGTCCTGCTCGACGCCGAGCAGATGGCACCCGAACAGGTCCGACACCACTTCCTCAGCCGACAACTCGCCCTGACCTGGGTACGCCGGCAGCGCGGCAAGCCCTCAGCCGAACTAGTCGGACTGGCCCGGCGGCTCAAGGTGCTCGACTGA
- a CDS encoding NUDIX domain-containing protein, with protein sequence MTANEMPPMATPRVAAGALFFDNEGRVLLVRPSYKEHWDIPGGYVEPGESPRGACVREVQEELGLTPALGPMLVVDWAPAEHEGDKLLFIFDGGSLGAKQERDIRFADGELTEWRYVGAESLDQYGPARLARRIRSAIAARSTGSSAYAEYGSAI encoded by the coding sequence GTGACGGCCAACGAGATGCCACCCATGGCAACCCCACGCGTCGCCGCAGGCGCCCTCTTCTTCGATAACGAAGGCCGCGTGCTCCTCGTACGCCCGAGCTACAAGGAGCACTGGGACATCCCCGGCGGCTACGTCGAACCCGGCGAGTCACCACGAGGCGCATGCGTACGCGAGGTCCAAGAGGAACTCGGCCTCACGCCCGCGCTCGGACCGATGCTGGTCGTTGACTGGGCGCCCGCCGAACACGAGGGCGACAAGCTCTTGTTCATCTTCGACGGCGGTTCACTCGGCGCCAAGCAAGAGCGTGACATCCGCTTCGCCGATGGTGAACTCACCGAATGGCGCTACGTGGGCGCAGAGTCCTTGGACCAGTACGGCCCGGCCCGGCTCGCCCGCAGGATCCGTTCGGCGATTGCAGCGCGTAGTACTGGCAGCTCTGCGTACGCCGAATACGGCAGCGCAATCTAG
- a CDS encoding IS256 family transposase — MAASESVNPVDLLCEQIAGASPDMLQAMIKTFAQAVMSAEADAICGAVYGQRSDERVNSRNGYRQREWDTRAGTIDLAIPKLRHGSYFPDWLLTHRRRAEQALVSVVATSYLLGVSTRRVEKLVEQLGIRQLSKSQVSEMAAHLDVQVEAFRNRPLDSGHYTFVWMDALTMKVREAGRTVNVHALIAVGVNADGQREVLGVDVASEEDGAGWLAFLRSLTARGLSGVRLVISDAHAGLVAAIGAALPGASWQRCRTHYLRNLLTKVPKSAQPWIATLVRTVFDQPDADAVRAQFQRVVATIEARFPAAAEHLDAARDDLLAFTGFPREIWRQIWSNNPQERLNKEIRRRTDVVGIFPNRPAIIRLVGAVLAEQTDEWTEGRRYMGLELLAKARMITVETGRHDTDQPDPTPIAA; from the coding sequence ATGGCCGCATCTGAGAGTGTGAACCCTGTTGACCTGCTGTGCGAGCAGATCGCGGGCGCGTCGCCGGACATGTTGCAGGCGATGATCAAGACGTTCGCGCAGGCCGTGATGTCCGCTGAGGCCGACGCGATCTGCGGCGCCGTATACGGGCAGCGCAGCGACGAGCGGGTCAATTCGCGTAACGGTTACCGGCAGCGGGAGTGGGACACCCGGGCCGGGACGATCGACCTGGCGATCCCGAAGCTGCGCCACGGCAGCTACTTCCCCGACTGGCTGCTGACGCACCGGCGGCGGGCCGAACAAGCGTTGGTGTCGGTCGTGGCCACCTCCTATCTGCTCGGGGTTTCGACGCGGCGGGTGGAGAAGCTGGTCGAGCAACTCGGCATCCGGCAGCTGTCGAAGTCGCAGGTCTCAGAGATGGCCGCCCACCTCGACGTCCAGGTGGAGGCGTTCCGCAACCGGCCCCTCGATTCCGGGCATTACACGTTCGTGTGGATGGACGCGCTGACGATGAAGGTCCGCGAAGCCGGACGAACCGTCAACGTCCACGCGCTGATCGCCGTGGGCGTCAACGCCGACGGCCAACGCGAAGTGTTGGGCGTGGACGTCGCCTCTGAAGAGGATGGGGCCGGCTGGTTGGCGTTCCTGCGGTCGCTGACGGCCCGCGGCCTGTCCGGAGTCCGTCTGGTCATCTCCGACGCACACGCCGGCCTCGTGGCCGCCATCGGCGCGGCCCTGCCCGGCGCATCGTGGCAGCGGTGCAGGACCCACTACCTGCGCAACCTGCTGACGAAGGTGCCGAAGTCGGCGCAGCCCTGGATCGCGACCCTGGTGCGCACGGTCTTCGACCAGCCCGACGCCGACGCCGTCCGGGCCCAGTTCCAGCGGGTCGTGGCCACGATCGAGGCGAGGTTCCCGGCCGCGGCCGAACACCTCGACGCCGCCCGCGACGACCTGCTCGCGTTCACCGGCTTCCCGCGTGAGATCTGGCGCCAGATCTGGTCCAACAACCCGCAGGAGCGGCTGAACAAGGAGATCCGCCGCCGCACCGATGTCGTCGGGATCTTCCCCAACCGGCCAGCGATCATCCGCCTCGTCGGCGCCGTCCTGGCCGAGCAAACCGACGAGTGGACCGAAGGTCGCCGCTACATGGGCCTGGAACTACTCGCCAAAGCCCGCATGATCACCGTCGAGACCGGCCGACACGACACCGACCAGCCCGACCCCACCCCGATCGCCGCATAA